The Antarcticibacterium sp. 1MA-6-2 genome has a window encoding:
- a CDS encoding tyrosine/phenylalanine carboxypeptidase domain-containing protein has product MDGGDFREIFRLLTREYGFLPERAFNITSRIMQGGGFLKDIIYLKGLVELRKYLQDGGEYEPLLAGKFGIKHTKIIQELTNRGILNSGVLRPSYLLTEDTEKKLDLIRKGLPLSKMISA; this is encoded by the coding sequence ATGGATGGTGGTGATTTTCGGGAAATATTCCGGTTGCTAACCAGAGAGTACGGTTTCCTTCCGGAGCGGGCATTTAATATAACCTCCCGGATTATGCAGGGAGGTGGATTTTTGAAAGATATTATCTATTTAAAAGGCCTGGTGGAATTGAGAAAATACCTGCAGGACGGCGGAGAATACGAACCCTTGCTGGCAGGAAAATTCGGAATAAAACACACAAAAATAATACAGGAGTTGACGAATCGTGGAATTCTGAATTCAGGAGTTCTACGACCCAGTTATTTATTAACCGAAGACACCGAAAAGAAATTAGATTTAATCAGAAAAGGTTTACCCCTTTCTAAAATGATAAGCGCATGA
- a CDS encoding sensory rhodopsin transducer, with protein sequence MPLGTDYACVIESNIPVVVQHTRLDSRQAENALLSTIAYSE encoded by the coding sequence GTGCCTCTGGGAACAGATTATGCTTGTGTTATAGAATCAAATATTCCTGTTGTAGTTCAGCACACCAGGCTGGATTCAAGACAGGCAGAAAATGCGCTGCTTTCAACTATTGCGTATTCCGAATGA
- a CDS encoding succinylglutamate desuccinylase — translation MEEDLNRTWKEDSITRKKKDTHEQREMHEIIEILEKYPEKDYGKRYFLDCHTTSSDSLPYVSVQVVNDNDEWAQKFPTYIVRGFSDIVYGAIDHYLSRTGLTGFTFEAGQHENTESIENHEGMIWLALKEACSLNLKSISCYPDCVENFASKNAPDQKVFEIIHRHGLEKDDEFKMQPGYKNFQKIKKGEVLAMQNGKELKSEWDAYIFMPLYQAQGNDGFFVIEEV, via the coding sequence ATCGAAGAAGATCTTAACAGGACCTGGAAAGAAGACAGCATTACCCGGAAGAAAAAAGATACACACGAGCAGCGGGAAATGCACGAGATCATTGAAATACTGGAAAAGTATCCTGAAAAAGACTACGGAAAAAGATATTTTCTGGATTGCCACACCACCTCTTCAGATAGTCTTCCATATGTTTCAGTTCAGGTTGTTAATGACAATGATGAATGGGCACAGAAATTCCCTACGTACATCGTGCGCGGCTTCAGTGATATAGTATATGGAGCTATTGACCATTACTTAAGCAGAACAGGTCTTACAGGATTTACTTTTGAAGCCGGGCAACACGAAAATACAGAATCTATAGAAAATCACGAGGGTATGATCTGGCTGGCATTAAAAGAAGCCTGTTCTTTAAATCTTAAAAGTATTTCCTGCTATCCCGATTGTGTTGAAAATTTTGCAAGCAAGAATGCACCGGATCAAAAAGTTTTTGAAATAATCCATAGACATGGATTAGAAAAAGATGATGAATTTAAAATGCAGCCGGGATATAAAAATTTCCAAAAAATAAAAAAAGGAGAAGTTTTGGCTATGCAAAATGGCAAAGAATTAAAGAGCGAGTGGGATGCCTACATCTTTATGCCATTATATCAGGCACAGGGAAATGATGGGTTTTTTGTTATTGAGGAAGTTTAA
- a CDS encoding tyrosine/phenylalanine carboxypeptidase domain-containing protein, translated as MDDPAMSYLFREKREELDQQITMLNERGTRNFFYNSIRLYKGVERMLCEEAEQLLKDVNEVEKPPKDELIDSRGFSSMARQEFEYFRQQDSNFKSRVHIRKDVNIMMVSKGELYLPDDYLMRKKEAMALIQHEVGTHVLTFHNGSWQPLQQLKIGLADYDPLQEGLAVMSEYLVDGLTANLGYVHWQEEWLQELH; from the coding sequence ATTGATGATCCGGCTATGTCTTACCTCTTCAGGGAAAAAAGAGAGGAATTGGATCAACAAATAACTATGCTGAATGAGCGTGGTACCCGCAACTTTTTTTACAATAGTATAAGATTGTACAAAGGTGTGGAAAGAATGTTATGTGAGGAGGCTGAACAATTGCTGAAGGATGTAAACGAAGTAGAAAAGCCACCGAAAGACGAACTTATAGATTCCAGGGGGTTCAGCAGTATGGCCCGGCAGGAATTTGAATATTTCAGGCAGCAGGACAGCAATTTTAAATCCCGGGTTCATATTAGAAAAGATGTGAATATCATGATGGTTTCCAAAGGGGAATTGTACCTGCCTGACGATTACCTGATGCGGAAGAAAGAAGCTATGGCTTTGATACAACACGAGGTGGGAACACACGTGCTTACTTTTCATAACGGAAGCTGGCAACCATTACAACAGTTAAAGATTGGCCTGGCAGATTATGATCCCCTGCAGGAAGGTTTGGCTGTAATGTCTGAATACCTTGTGGATGGTTTAACCGCAAACCTAGGTTACGTACACTGGCAGGAAGAGTGGTTGCAGGAGCTGCATTAA
- a CDS encoding glutathione synthetase, translating into MKICFVVNSVETETAGTTVYLMHEAFKRKHQVYIMGVGDFNYNNNQELTVHCKTLGKNAKSETPKEYINSLKSKKAKSEKISVKDLDVLFIRNNPTEEEAGRTWAEHSGIAFGRLVQQEGVLVLNDAFALSNAFIDKLYFEELPSSIKPASLITRKKEDILQFFEDHKKKMILKPLEGSGGRGVYLIDKNEKNLNQIIETLTEKGYIIAQEFLPAVKDGDVRVLLLNGKVMEKDGHFGIIRRVSGEGEFRSNISQGASPNSTEYTEEMKKIVEITAPKLIRDGLFFVGLDIVKDKLIEINVLSPGGMDSFPYLGLPNFSDQVIEAIERKLEYKKNYGDKISNRELATMD; encoded by the coding sequence ATGAAAATATGTTTTGTTGTAAACAGTGTTGAGACGGAAACTGCCGGAACCACTGTATATCTAATGCATGAAGCTTTTAAGAGAAAGCATCAGGTATATATAATGGGAGTTGGAGATTTCAACTATAACAACAATCAGGAGTTAACAGTGCATTGTAAAACACTGGGTAAAAATGCCAAGTCAGAAACTCCCAAAGAATACATCAATTCCCTTAAAAGCAAAAAGGCTAAATCAGAAAAAATATCTGTTAAGGATCTCGATGTGCTGTTTATCAGAAATAATCCAACTGAAGAAGAAGCTGGACGCACCTGGGCAGAACATTCAGGAATTGCCTTTGGAAGGCTGGTGCAACAGGAAGGTGTACTTGTATTAAATGATGCTTTTGCTCTTTCCAACGCATTTATAGATAAACTTTATTTTGAGGAGTTGCCCAGCAGTATTAAACCTGCATCTTTAATAACAAGAAAAAAAGAAGATATCCTTCAGTTTTTTGAAGATCATAAAAAGAAGATGATCCTTAAACCTCTTGAAGGTTCAGGAGGCCGTGGAGTTTATTTAATTGATAAGAATGAAAAAAATCTCAATCAGATTATTGAAACTCTTACAGAAAAAGGTTACATCATAGCCCAGGAATTCCTTCCGGCTGTAAAAGATGGAGACGTAAGAGTCCTGCTTCTTAATGGAAAAGTGATGGAAAAAGATGGCCACTTTGGGATCATCCGCAGGGTTAGCGGTGAAGGTGAATTCCGTAGTAATATTTCCCAGGGAGCCTCACCCAACAGCACCGAATATACTGAAGAAATGAAGAAAATAGTTGAAATAACAGCTCCCAAACTTATTAGGGATGGACTTTTCTTTGTTGGTTTGGATATAGTAAAAGACAAACTAATCGAAATTAATGTTCTTAGCCCCGGTGGAATGGACAGCTTCCCTTATCTGGGACTTCCTAATTTTTCTGATCAGGTTATAGAAGCTATAGAACGAAAACTGGAATACAAGAAAAATTACGGAGATAAGATCTCCAATCGCGAGTTAGCTACCATGGATTAA